One genomic segment of Candidatus Berkiella aquae includes these proteins:
- a CDS encoding ankyrin repeat domain-containing protein: MKTIDSEIEESLKNLNILLRKRQLQRKEILAAQKLHEEIQKLVKIKQFLDANGFIHINQVKEQNTPLIAAITQNNIEVVDLLLSHPKIKINQPNNLGRTPVWISAHQGKVEFLKKLSDRKADFRKADNGGKTPLFASMMNGFSRATAFIVHKLTGLSIYDDNEYGQLPVHALKNSAKTQEEFENIIKLFKENNIDIDAKNDNMQTALIAAANEDNLPLVKALIAQGADLTAVDRDNGTFLDALGKPNRSEILLFMKEKNMNTEWFENVDDVKRYGHILGIGTFLKLGHHLGLGGVIRVPIGKAHKTAPVYTEAWHRDQSFKTLMHEVKVYADNQTLPNDDFSRIEEALIISNHLITDQNTLNSYNDAYQSYVDGNPLILPVVTPSHGVGLALYKDKLIYTDRFLPTGGKVNECTKIFQLNNTSEAAIRDLITSLRNEVEGTTVTDKIRQYVDFEHPIIETGDRLQMHGTCTYSNPRSNIEGLLCVMQADRLNSNRDTIPIENIHSCRISAQQAYKDFNYKSRFRNVQSLMTKLSEAENQGEHDKANMYYDIVESYMKGHTSRFKNHGTDRANSLEMYQRLPPRLKKEFDRNNRFLARRLKGSTLYHRVHKVLKKNKKPLTNTILNEVLHQIKLQQATDQSPNLHQAVLETFKLIAESNPDLLKTLPQILNALKKDNALTVPDKKEILRHLHGESARAKSVVSTHRISKAPHEREKSSKQVAKKRTAQPLLFQELPPLPSLKGTVEEKPQWKSYKPKKS, from the coding sequence ATGAAAACCATAGATAGTGAAATTGAAGAAAGTTTAAAAAACCTCAATATATTATTGCGTAAAAGACAATTACAACGCAAAGAAATATTAGCAGCGCAAAAGCTCCATGAAGAAATACAAAAACTCGTTAAAATAAAGCAATTTCTCGATGCTAATGGCTTCATACATATCAATCAAGTCAAAGAACAAAACACTCCATTAATTGCTGCCATTACGCAAAATAATATAGAAGTTGTTGATTTACTACTATCACATCCCAAAATCAAAATTAACCAACCGAATAATTTAGGTCGAACCCCCGTATGGATAAGTGCTCACCAAGGTAAAGTTGAATTTCTTAAAAAGCTTTCCGACAGAAAGGCAGATTTTAGAAAAGCTGATAACGGTGGCAAAACCCCTTTATTTGCTTCTATGATGAATGGCTTCTCGCGAGCAACCGCATTTATCGTTCATAAATTAACGGGCCTTTCAATCTACGATGATAATGAATATGGACAACTACCAGTCCATGCATTAAAAAATTCAGCAAAAACGCAAGAAGAGTTTGAGAATATCATCAAATTATTTAAAGAAAACAACATCGATATTGATGCAAAAAATGATAATATGCAAACCGCCTTAATTGCTGCCGCCAATGAAGATAACCTTCCTTTAGTAAAGGCTTTAATTGCACAAGGTGCTGATCTCACAGCGGTTGATCGCGATAATGGAACGTTTTTAGATGCTCTGGGCAAACCGAATCGTTCTGAGATACTGCTATTCATGAAAGAAAAAAATATGAATACCGAATGGTTTGAAAATGTGGATGATGTTAAACGATATGGCCATATTCTCGGTATTGGCACTTTTTTAAAATTAGGACATCACTTAGGCTTAGGAGGCGTCATTCGCGTGCCAATTGGCAAAGCGCATAAAACAGCCCCAGTCTATACTGAAGCATGGCACCGTGATCAAAGCTTTAAAACATTGATGCATGAAGTCAAAGTTTATGCAGATAATCAAACTTTACCCAATGATGATTTTTCAAGAATTGAAGAAGCGCTTATTATCTCTAATCATCTTATCACCGATCAAAACACGTTAAATTCCTATAACGACGCTTATCAATCTTATGTCGATGGCAATCCACTGATTCTCCCTGTGGTAACACCAAGCCATGGAGTGGGTCTAGCCCTTTACAAAGACAAGTTAATCTATACCGACCGCTTTTTACCCACTGGCGGCAAAGTAAATGAATGTACGAAAATTTTTCAACTCAATAATACAAGCGAAGCGGCCATTCGTGACTTGATCACATCATTAAGAAATGAAGTTGAAGGAACAACCGTCACGGATAAAATTCGACAATACGTGGATTTTGAACATCCTATTATAGAAACTGGGGATAGATTGCAAATGCATGGCACCTGCACTTATTCTAACCCTCGTAGCAATATCGAGGGATTGTTATGCGTTATGCAAGCTGATAGGTTAAATAGTAATCGAGATACCATACCAATAGAAAACATTCACTCGTGCAGAATCAGTGCTCAACAGGCGTATAAAGACTTCAATTATAAAAGTCGTTTTAGAAACGTACAGTCTCTCATGACTAAACTGAGTGAAGCAGAAAATCAAGGCGAACATGACAAAGCCAATATGTATTACGATATTGTTGAAAGTTACATGAAAGGCCATACCAGTCGCTTCAAAAACCATGGCACAGACAGAGCCAATAGCTTAGAAATGTACCAACGACTACCACCTCGCCTGAAAAAGGAATTTGATAGAAATAATCGTTTTCTTGCTAGAAGATTAAAAGGGTCGACCCTTTATCATCGCGTACATAAAGTATTGAAAAAAAACAAAAAACCACTAACCAATACTATTTTAAATGAAGTGTTACATCAAATTAAGTTGCAGCAAGCAACTGATCAATCGCCTAATTTGCACCAAGCGGTTCTCGAAACATTTAAGTTGATAGCCGAATCTAATCCTGATCTATTGAAAACACTACCTCAGATATTAAATGCATTGAAAAAAGACAATGCCTTAACCGTTCCTGATAAAAAAGAAATTTTACGTCATCTCCATGGTGAATCTGCAAGAGCGAAGTCTGTCGTGAGCACCCATCGAATTTCAAAAGCCCCACACGAGAGGGAAAAGAGTAGTAAACAAGTTGCAAAAAAGAGAACGGCACAACCTTTACTTTTTCAAGAGCTTCCTCCCTTACCTTCTCTTAAAGGCACTGTTGAAGAAAAGCCTCAATGGAAATCTTACAAACCTAAGAAAAGTTAA